ATCTCCATGGCGAACCCAGCGAGCCTGTTTCTCGCGTATCCCACAACGAGCACGTTTCAGGTGACGCAGTCATGCACATGCATATTGTCGAAGACCTTGCACGTGTCGCCGGCCCAACGACACCTGGAGTACCTTGTGGCCAGGCACCAACATTGTCGCCGCGAGATGGGCATGGATGACGCGACCCATGGCGAGTTTCGCACGAGCTGCGTGGAACTTGAGTAGCGAGGTGAATGTGTATAGGATGGGGACGTGAAGCAAGACATGGAGGCAAATGTGGGGAGCGCACGACCTTGGACCTCAGGCGCACGTGGTGGTCAGAGGTGGCGTGCCCGCCACCGGGAGGAGATAACAACAAGAACGAGCACAACTTCTTATTTTACCTTTTCTCCTGTTTTTCCATCACAGCTTATTCTTTCCGGATAAACTAAAAACATGCGCTGGATGCATTGCTGCATTGATAGATAAAGAAAAATGTTTTGCGCAAACCTCGTAGCTTGACAAGTATCCACGGGAAACTTCTATATGAGGCTCCGGCTTCTGATGGGTAGCTTCGTTGAGGACACCAAGTTCGCCACAATGTCTTGAGCACTGGGAGACGTTCGTTCTCGCCGCATCGTGTGTTCTTCCTATATTTCTAGATTCCTTGCAGATAGAGAAAAGGACGGTGTGGGGTTCAAGAATCACCCGTTTGTACAAGTTTTTCTGGTTTGATACAGAGTGTTTGATTCCTGGTGTCTCCTATTCTCAAGCTAAACTAGCATTTCCTCTTATGTTTCCTCTTTCGTGCATTGTTGCTATTAATGGATGccaaagaaaatttgttatgtgGTGAAACTTAATGACTCATGAAACATGAAGGGAACCATTCACCCCTTAGGTTGCTTATATACATTTATCCATGTATATGAGTTGTAAGACATATAAGGTGGTTGGTCATACTATTTATCACCTGTCCATTTTTGAGATTTTTTTTACCCAACATAACCAATGCTTTATATATGGAGGGCTAGGGACGCCTTTTCTTTTAAGCTTAGTTTAGGCTTATGCTCATTGTTTCGAATTTGATAACCAACTCACCTAGTTCTCTCTCTTGTTGCCGAGAGAGCTTGCACAGAAGGGAGGTGAAGGTGCGGAGGAATATATGGGGGCGAGCATGCCTGGCACTCTGGCATGTTAGAGTGCGCGACCACAGTCAAGGTGGTCGGACACAACATGTGCAAACTAGTTTGTTGCTTAAAGTTGCCCACTTAATTATACTAGTATacatgtacgtgcaaatgcacacATTGACATCCCTCGTCCGATTGGTGCATTGCACAACAGCCAGCTCAAAACTCCGTCCCAAATCCCTCTGCGATGATGCGATTAGTACGCGCGCCACCGATACTTATGGACCGGCTGCCAAGGCGGCTGAGACAGCCAGCTACATGCACGGATGGACGACAACAGCAGCAAGCATGTGGATTTTTCCAGCATTAACATCTGtggatggttctagagaacaagAGTAGCTTGGCTGGTACTGCTTATCTGTCGATGGTTCCGGAGAACAACAGTAGCATCACTGGTACTGTAGCTACAACTGTATTGACggagtgaattgcaaaaaaccacCACATTTCAAGTTTTGTTTTGGAATTGCCACCACATTCCTTGGGCGCCCCAAAAATCTACCGGTTTTCTTGCTAATTTTCTCAATAAACACTAATGATTGATTTGGAGCGAATTAATCCAACTTCTGACATaccgggcccactggtcagtgccACGTGGCAGTAAATGGTGAAAACCGTGTGTTGACCGTGAAGTTGAATGGAGGGCCACCTGTCAGCATCATCATCTCTCTCAAACCGAATTCTCCTCCTTAGGGGCATTCCAACAAACACCTCGCGTGCAAGGACAGAGATGGACGAGAGGGCTCGGAGGTGACCGTGTCGGCGCCTACAGCAGAGGCAAGGAAGCCTGTGGTGCGGTCTTCCCTGGCTAGAGAAGGCTCACACAACGACTTGACGACTCAGTGGCGTGAGCCGGCCATGGCGGGACCGTGAGTCGCGCGGTGCGCGCTGCCCCTGAGCTGTGGCCATGGCGCCAGTGCAAGAAGAGGCTGCCATGGTTGGGCGAGCGGACGTAGGAGGTGGGATGGAGGAGGAGCCGAGGAGGGTGAGTGGAGCGGGAGAAGGGTAGAGGGCTCGGTGGCGCTCCGGTGAGAGaaggagaggaggagagggagtCGTGGATGGGACCCTGACATGGGCGGCTCACACCCTCTCTTCCCCAGACGCGTTGTGTCCCACATCGTTGTCCGACCGGCGGCGCGAACCGAGCTCGCCATGGATGTACTGCTCGTGCGCGCGTGGTACTTCATGGATGCTAGCTTGATGCATGCTGCTGTTGCTTGCCGTTGCTACTTGCTGCTTGCCGCTACTGCTTGTGTGCGCAGGCCAGCGAGCTGGTACAGGCAGCGCGGCGTGTAGGCGAGCGAGCCACCTCTCTGCAACCTCCCTCGCATCCAAGTTGTTCGACTGAATGTCCCACAGAGAAGAAGAAGGTTTGAGAGAGACAAGTGTGCTGATAGGTGGGTCCAATGTCTAACTTAACGGTCAACACCATTTGTGTTGACTTGAACTGCCACATGGCACTGATCTGTGGGCCCGGTATGTCAGAATTGGATTAATTCACTCCAAATCGATCATTAGTGTTTATTGAAAAAATTAGCAAGAAAACCGGTAGATTTTTGGGGCGCCCAAGGAATGTGGTGGCAATTTCAAAACAGAACTTGAAATGTGgtggttttttgcaattcactcgTATTGGCGAATCCGAGCATTTCCAACTATTGGATGGACTCTATCAATGGTTCAGGTTGCTTCCTGGTCATGAGATTCAAAATTTCAAAACTGGTACACTATATAGTACTAGTAATTGGCACGTGCATGTCAACGATTCATGTTGATTTCTTCAATTTTTAAATAGCTataactcattatttattttttCTAGTCATGCAACCATTTATGCTTTCCATTAGCTATAACTCATTTTTGAGATGTTGCTTTCCATTAGCTTTAGATGTTTTTTAGCAACTATTTATGTTTTTTTAGCAAGGTTCTGCCATCAACGCATCGGACATCATCTTATTTTGTAAAATATATATGCTTGATAAACGTGTAGCACTTGACTATAATTATCTTTTTTGCTTATATACAATTTCTTATGTCACATTTTCCCTTTCTTTGAGTGTATATTGTGGAAACTATTATGTCGGTGCGGATCTTTGGAACATGGCGGCCAATGCATCCGAATTGAAAAATCAATTAAAAAAATAAAGATTCAAAACTTTCTGAGATTTATTTAACTAACACGACCTAGCATAATACTCGTGTAAAAAGTTTCACGGGGGAATGGCTGTCGTGGTATCCTCAGCAATAAAAAACCACAAGTCCAAAAAATATAAATAGTCTTTTATATAGTACGTATCAGTTTTGTTTTTTCCCCTGTCCAGGACACCACGCTTACACGTGCAATGCACGTCTTACATTTTTTTTTTAGAAACTTGCCCAATGTACGTATTGCTTTTTTTAGGCAATTTAGTAAGTATTGCTGATGTAGAGTATGGAAGCCCAGCCTCATGACACGGAGAGGAATTTGCAAATTCTGCCTTGGGCTTAGCACGTCCTCCAATCTGCAACATGGCCCAAGATGTATCACGTATTGGGCCTCTTTTCTGGGAAGTGGGAGGCGATGGTTCCAGAACATCGTGGAGGTTGTTATGTTCTACTGTTCATCACGAATCCCACTGATGTCGGCCATTAGATTTAGCACACCGACGGTTATGATTGATGCTCCAGATCCAATTCAAAACTGGTACACTATATAGTAAGTATAGAAGTATAGAAAATTAGGTGTAATTTTTTTAGGACTATTAACCTCCTCTACGTCCTTAGACAACGATGTACGGAAATTATCCATCTTAACACACAACAAGTAAAATGTTTTGAATTCCATTATGCTAATATTCAGTAAATAGTTTACAACCATTTAATAATCAAATATAATAAATCATATATTTTTCAGCTTTAGTTAATTATTCTAAATATTCATGCGCGATACAACAATGTTTTAATGAATTATATTATATCTGATTCCCACACCAATTGCGCAATCTAGTTTATAAAATCTACTAGTACAGTTTCAAGATTTATTATATTATATCTGATTCCCACACCAATTGCATGCAGAGTAGGGCATTTTGAAGAACAAGCTCCATGAAGGCCttaattttgaaaattttaaaattcaaGCACTTCTAAAAAATACACATGTATACAAGGATGTAATGTGTATGTGTAAAATTTAGGAATGAAATACCTTGAATTGCGAGCTGCACAAAAAAGGACAAAAAAATCATAGATTTTGGGGATGAATAGTACATATGCTAAAAAGCCTCAGATATTTTTCGTGTAGCTCTTATTTAACGTATTTCAACTGGAAATTTATACACATGTACATTCTGTCTATTGGTATGCATGTACTTTTTCTAGaattttttaaaactgaaaagtttgaattttgaagtTTTTAAATTAAGGCGTCCATGAAGCCGGGTCTTCGTTTGGCATTTTCCTCTGCATTGATCCCTATATTACTCGACAGTACAAATTTCGTCGGCCGGAAATTTTCTTCTCTGCCACCACAATCGGATTTCTCAGGTGTACTACTCACTCTATacttggttcaaaccaactcctcGCTCACAGCCGCTGGCATGCTACTATTTGAAGATCGTGTCGCTGTTGTGCGGCTGGTCGACGACCCGACAGTGGTGGTGGTGTCGCTGTACTCCATGGTGGAAGCTGCGAAAGGCTGCAGGTACACAGCCACCGGCATCTTGGGCGGCAGCACCGGCATCCTGAACTTCCTTGACTGCAGCGCCTCGGCGGCCTGCCTGATCGCCGGCCTCATCTTGGGGTCAGGGTGCGCGGCCCATAGCCCGACGGCCACCACCCTCTCCACCTCCCACTGGTCGAACACGCTGCCGAGACGCTCGTCAGCAGCGTCGAGGGCGGTGCCCCTTCCATAGAGGTCCCACGCCCACTCCAGTAGCCGGAACACCTGGCCGTCCTTGGCGCCGGCGCTGGGCGGCGCCATCGGCCGCCGCCCGCACACGATCTCCAGCAGCGTGACGCCAAAGCTGTACATGTCGGACTCGGTGGACGCCTTGCCGGTGATGACGCACTCTGGGTCGAGGTAGCCCGGGGTACCCGCCATGCCGGTCATCGTCTGCAAGCTCATGCCGTGGTCGATTAGCCGCGAGAGGCCAAAGTCGCCTAGCTTGGTGTTGAAGGACTCGTCCAGCATGATGTTGCTCGGCTTAATGTCGCCGTGGACGACGCATTGATCCCATTCTTGGTGGAGGTACAGCACGGCAGACGCCAATCCAAGAATTATCTGGTATCTGATAACAAAAAAAGGAGCACAATCAAGTAGAATCAGATTTTATCCAAGCACCCCGACTCAGTTTCGAACAACTAGTGTGTCAATTTCGCCACTGTTCATCGACCGAAAATTGGGTCTCAATAGACTCAAACGTAAAAAGATATAGTACAACTAATATGATTTTAGCTATGTGCGTCTTGATTATGTAGAGGTCGGATGTTGCTCATCATTCATTATATCTGTTTAATAAAAGTGTCCTTAATAAAACGATACGAAGATTTTTCTAGTCTATAATAAGCGTGAGTGCAAAATTAGGGTCATTTCAGTCAAGATACGAAATCAAGTTAAGAATACGACTGGCATGTACTCCAAGCAAAGAATGCATACCTGACTTGCCATGTCAGAACCTCTTGTTTGCCGTAAAGGTACCCATCGAGGCTGCCGTTGTGCACGAGCTCGTAGACCAGCAGCAGCCGCCTGCGGCAATGGCACCAGCCGATGAGCTGCACAAGATTCCGGTGGCGCAGTCTGCTGATGATGGTGACCTCCGACCTGTACTCCTTCCTCCCCTCCGAGGACGCCCCTCGAGAGAACACCTTGATGGCGACGTCGCGGCCGCCGAGCTCTTTCATGTGGCCTCGGTACACGGACCCTGAGCCGCCCTGCCCCAGCTTCCCTTCCTCCGCGAAGTTCCTCGTCGCCGCCGCCAGGTTGGCGTACGGGATGGGCCGCGGCCCCGCGCTGGAACCGAACTCATCGTCGTCGATGTCGAGGGAGTCCGGAGTCATATCGCCGGCGAGCATGTCTTTGTcgtctggctgcctgtttctccTGCTTGCACGCCGGAGCAGAACTGCGACGGCGACCCCTAGCAGGAGCACCAGCAAGGCTGCCGCGGCAACCCCGGCACTGAGTTTGGTGGACCAGATAGACCCGGCAGTGTCGTTCCTTGTCGGGAGCGTGGACTGGAAGGAGCACGAGAGTACCGTGTGATTGCTGCCGTACGCTGCGCCGGTGGCCGCCGAGAAGCCTATGGAGACCTTGTCCGGCAGCAAGTTCCGCAGGTCGATGGTGGCGCCCAGGGTGTAATTGGTTCCACCGACGCTGAGGAAGACGTCCAGCCTCGTCGTGGCGCTGTCGTAGCTCACGGTCGAAGACATCACGCCGGCGTCGACGAGGCTGGTGTCTGGCAAGATCATGAAGTTGCCGCGTGAGTCGATGTTGTTGACGTCTACGCCGATgtgccggctgctggggtcccACGCGTCGCGGTGGGTGTCGAACTCCACGGCGACGAAGCGGGCGCTGCCGGACGCGTTCGCCAGGTGCGCCGTCTCGTCGAAGAGCCCGAGGCAGCCGTCGTAGGACTCCTGCGGTATTTCGGGCATGTAGGGCGCGAGGAAGAACGCCATGCCGTGCCCAGGGGGGGCTCTCCGGCCATGCAGAGGCAGAGACTGGATGGTGAAGTTGAAGGTGGCGGTGAAGCTGGCCGCCTCGCCCGTGGCGCCGTCCCAGAGCTGCACCGCCGGCTTGTACAGAACGCGGCCCCTTGCTCGGCAGCCTGCAAATGTCTTGTCGCCGAGGAGGTCAATCCTGCCGTCGATGATCTTCGCGTCGTCCTCCGCTCGGAAGTCGCCGGAGCTGAAGGAGTCGTGGTCGAAGGAGACAGCGGTCGCATGGTGGACGACATGTACAGAGAGGAGCAAGAATAAGCACAAGCGGAGCATCAGCACAGCCATCGCTGTGGTTGAGAGTTCTGATGAGGATTGAAACCGGCACAATAGCAGCCCTGTGCTAACAAGCCCGCTTTCTAGTCGCGCGAGGGAAAAACCTTGAGCAGCCATTAACGTACGTTTTCCAAACTAGATGCCAATCTGACATGGAAGTCTGCACCACTGCAAGCGACATCGCAGGACCCGGACACGGGCAAGTGGACTAGCGTGCGTCCCCATACCAGACTGGCCGATCGCCGAGTAGCAAGTTTCTACTAAGAGTCAACTTTGGTCTTTGTTGTTAGGCCGACTACTTTTCGACGACACGCGAGGCGACGACGATGACAACGCGCGTTGACGTGATCCCGACGATCGAAGACGAAGTTCGTTTATGCCGATCGATCGAGATGCGCCACAGTACTGCGATGGTAGCCAACGCCTTGTAGCCGGAGCAGGACGTCCGTTCGACACTACCAACGCATGCCAACACTTGGTTTGATTTGGATTAGCCATTGGGGCGTTTCCTTCCCGTTGTTTACTTTACCTGGCGTCAAATGATATACGATGAAAAAAATGTCACCAAAACATAATTAAAACCCAAGCCAGTGTAGATAAATCAAAACGAAATAACCAACCACAATAACCTGCTAGAGAAAAAAAGACACTCCATCGGTGAAGAACGGTGCGACAAAGCGCAAGTATGGTTGATATATTCTTAACCTGGCACCTCCTAATGTATATGTTGATCACTCATCTGAATTGATCTGGTAATATATCCCAACCGAATGAATATGCTTATTGATTGAACTCCACTCTAGtttttagagcatctacaactggACTCCTCATATCCGTCCCAAACGCCTGGACGGGCTGCCCGGTCAGCGTCCGCATGCTGGCTGGCATGATCAGGCGTTTGGGTGAGGTTCCGGGAGAAACCCCTGCCCGTCGCGGCCACCCAAAGTCGACGCCTTTGGTGCTGATCCCCTTCCTGGAGGCTTTGGGGTggtccctctccctcccacctccGTCTTGAGCTCCGGGGAAAGCTCGTATTCCCCTTGTCTGGCCGTCGACGACACCTTGGTGGCAAGCTCGTTCTTGAAGGCGGCAGACGGGATTTGCTCTTGGTGGTGGAGTGGTTGGTGACTTCATTCTGAAGCATGACGGCCTAGTCTTCCTGCTACATCCTGCTCGGCTTCGCCCATTGCTTAGTGATGCCCCATTCGGTCTCCTTCATGGATGCGCACCTTCGTTCGACAGCTCGCGTCCCGTGCTCCGTGCTGCCACTCCTGGTTACGGTTCTCGTCTGGTTGGTCTTTCGTTGTTTGTGGGTCAACTCTGTGTACTTCTCCTATGGCAGCTCGATCACCTTGAGATGGGCTCCGTGGTAGCCACTCTGCTGGTCGACGGTACGGCACCCATCGAGCCTGGGTGAAAGGGTACAACCAGCCCTCGATGCTTGCACGGCGTGGCCCTCCTCCCGTGCACTTAGTTGGCTAGTTGGTGTTGGCGTAGTGCTGGTCATCGGCAACGGTGCTCCTACTGTTGCCATCGTGCTGTTCTGCCTAGTTCCTTGTATGTTCCTTTTCGCTTTGCTTTGCATTCATTTCCTGTGTAATGTGGTGCCCCTGTAATACTGGCCGGTTGATGACTATTAATTCAAAGGCAGGCTAGGTTCGAGCTCTTCTCGGGCTCGGCCGGCGTCTTTTCTCTAAAAAAAGGCAGCAGCTAAGCCTATAAATGCATTCATGGTCTCCTGCCGGTAAATAGGAACACACCGATAACAGCCTGCCAggcgcgccggggggggggggggggggcgtcccCAGGCTTGTGGGCTCCTCGTGGCACTTCTCGACCTAATTCCGGCTCTATAAATACGTAAATATTCTCAATACATCAGAGAGCCATCCAAAACACTTTTTACTCCGCCGCAAGTCTCTGTTCtcgcgagatcccatctggaggcctctccagtactctgccggaggggagaACGATCACGAAGGGgatctacatcaaccttgctgcccttccgatgatttatgagtagtttaccacagagacctacaggtccatagctagtagttagatgtcttcttctctctctatgattttcaatacaatgttcttctcgatgttcttggagttctattcgatgtcatccttttttgcggtgtgtttattaagatcgatgaattgtgggtttatgatcaaattatccatgaatattatttgagtgttctctaaattcttatatgcatgattattatagctttgtatttatCTTATATGAATTCTTATTTGGCGACGGGACGTACCCATGCACATGCATGCACGTAGATAGGGGCACTAGTAGTGCTACATGCATGTACTTTTCCATGTTTTTTGCTACAGTATCTTCCCTACTTGGgcttttttcatgcatttattctCCTCTTGCTAATCAAATGAATTTGGTAGATCTCCAACCAACATTAAAAAAAAACAATCACCTGACAACTACTCAAAGAAATCCATGAACTACACACTTGTTATAATATCCTGGTTACATTGCACGTATCTCCACATTTGTCTCTTATCTTCCTACATAGCTTCATCATAAAGAAACTATCATCCATCAGGCAGGAGAGCGGAGAATGGTACGGCGTTGAAGCATCGCTGATTAGAGCAAGTTTCTCCGGTTTGATCCAAAGTGTTTCATCCCTGGTGTCTCCTATTCTCAAGCTAAGCTAGCATCTTCTCTTTCTTTTGTCTTGCATTGTTGATATTAGAGGTGTAATGGGAAAATGTGTTATGCGGTGAAACTCAGTGACTCGTGAAGCATGAAGAGAACCACTCACCCCGATGGTTGCATGTATATATAGACAAGTATATGAGTTGTAAGCCATATAAGGTGTGGTTGGTGAAACTATTTATCGGCAATCGATTTTATGAGATGTTTCTTAAAGAACGTAGCTAATGATGTATATATTGAGGGCAAGGGTCACCTTTTCTTTTACGTTTAGTGCAAACTTACGCTTGTCGTTTCAGACTTGAGAACCAACTCATCTAGTTCTTTCTTGGTTAATAAATGTATTCTGGCAAGGGCCCTCGCTGTGAGAGCTTGCCCTACATCTGGGCATGGACATATCTTGCGGGTAGAGCTTGAGAGGGGAGGTGAATATGGTGGCAAGCACTCCTGACAAGTCAGACTGCACGACCACAATCGAGGTGGTCGAATGCAACATGCCATTGGCGGGAGGATATGACGACGAGGTAGAGAAAATCATCTCGTCCACCCACACACTTTCCCTCTGCAAGCACATATGTCTTCGTTTTTAACATGATTTGTTTATATTTCAAAAAACTGAGGCTGGCTGCCGCGTGTATTTTCTTTTCATGGTCTCTATGTTTGTAATGTAGACATCGAAGCAAACCGACTCGCTATTTTCAGTTTTGAGGACTAGCAATGTGGCAAGGCAACCCTAAAATAAGTGTCATCGAGTTCATTTCCTGGAGAAAATTGCAACAAGGAAGAAACATGTGAGAGATCTGCAAGCCGTGGAGTTGTTGTACATCTTTTCGACATAGATGTCATTGCCGCCTACCTGACTTCACATGATTCTTTGATTGTTTTGGTAGAAGTAGGAAATAATGTCACACCAGAGTAACACATGTTGGAGTACAACATCCTTGGTCTATCGAAGTGTCCCATTCCCAGTGTCTCCCGTTAATGGTGTTACGCATCTATGTTGCGCTCTATCTTTGCCAAAGAAAAACCAATACTACGATGGAAAGTACTTTGGTTCCCCTGATATATTTGGACTAGTCATCTCTACTAttaagagggggggggggggggggggggggggggggttatgaGAGTGTTTTCTTGAATCGAAAGGTCACATTAATTATAGAAAGTATCATCGAGTGTTGGGTAGAAGGATTAAAGTATTTATGCTCCCATTGCGACTCAGAGGCaattagagcatctccactcgcCCCCCAACAGGCCCCATGCCCCTTTTTTATCGCTGGCACGAAAAAAAGGTCCAGTCACGCCCGCAGGAGCCCAAATTTCGCCGGTTAGGGCCGaaattggcgccggcggacccaggccgaacccaaCATGCTGAGGGCCGACCGAGgacgccggggggggggggggggaggaaaaATGCACCAAAACTTCCCACGCCAGATTCCCACCTCGtgggcccgccgagtcagcgactAGGCATCACCGTCCTCAGCTCCCACGcgaatcaatgccaaggctgccgcCGGTCAACCTTCCGTTGATCACGGGCGGAGCAGTGAAGGCGAGCCACCGCAGGTCCCGCCCCTTCCCGCCACGCGTCTGCACTGCTGCCGCCCCCTCGCCGCTATAAAATCTGCCTTCATCGCAGTTGGCCGCACCCTCGCCTCGCCACaaccatctctctctctctcgtcacCGACCACTTTCTCTCCTTCGTCGCCCTTGTTCTCGCCCTCTCTCCTTCCTCTCTCCTTTCTCCTTCAAGCCGACTAATGGCGGAGAGGTTCCCCGACAACAGAGCGGTGGCCAACGGCTTTGGCCGCCACCATCTGCACGAGTGGGAGGCACGTCTTCTCCATGAGGCCAACTACCCCGCGCCGTCGGACATGTGCGTGCCGGGCTCGTGGAGGCTCAGCGCGGGAGGCGTCCCCTTGTCCCCGCCGCCAACCGACGTCGAACGCCGCGGCGAGATTGCGTGGGTCCGGGCGTCCCTGCCGGAGGAGGCGCGACAGCTGCCGAAGTTCGGCCCCGACAACCACAGTTTGTGGACGGCGTACTTCCAGCGCCGCCACGCCGACCAACTCGCGTCCACCAGCGGCGCTCCGGCGCCAAGGGGGCGCCACAACTCCGTGGGACGGCGTCAGTGGTGGGGCGTCGCCGGGCGCATGCTCCACGCCGTCCTCGAGCACCTTGAGGGCGGCAACGAGCCGTGGAGTACCCGGCGCCCTCGCTCTCACACCGGAGCAGCAGctccttgctgccgaggtgcatGGCGgggtcctcctcctccggctcccgCTCATCCGGCACGACGCCGCTCGCCACCGTCAAGGTTGATCCCCTGGAGACGTCGGAGCGCAGGCGCAGCCGCGGCGGCAACCTCGTCATAAACGAGGACCGCCACCAACCTTCACCTCCTCCCCGCGGCCATCTTCATCTGTTCAGGCCGAACACGGAGCCGGCGACACTCGTCGTTGTCAAGCAGGAGCACGTCGACATGGCCCCCGACCTCGACACCGGCATTAAGTTGTCGCGCGACGACTACGTCCGGGAGGAGATGGAGCTCCAGCGTCGAGCTCTGCAGGAGATCACCGAGTGCGCCGGGGCCGCGGGGAGGGTGGTGTCATCGTCCTCGACAGCGACGATGATGAGGCGCCGGCGCCGCCCAACCCCATTCGCAGCGGCAATCCGGGGCAGGGCTGCAGCAAGGACGGCGGCATGCAAGACGATGACGACGGCGGTGGCGGCAACAACACCGCCTTCTACAAGCTCCTCGGCATGGACTAGG
This sequence is a window from Aegilops tauschii subsp. strangulata cultivar AL8/78 chromosome 7, Aet v6.0, whole genome shotgun sequence. Protein-coding genes within it:
- the LOC109752741 gene encoding L-type lectin-domain containing receptor kinase IX.1-like; translated protein: MAAQGFSLARLESGLVSTGLLLCRFQSSSELSTTAMAVLMLRLCLFLLLSVHVVHHATAVSFDHDSFSSGDFRAEDDAKIIDGRIDLLGDKTFAGCRARGRVLYKPAVQLWDGATGEAASFTATFNFTIQSLPLHGRRAPPGHGMAFFLAPYMPEIPQESYDGCLGLFDETAHLANASGSARFVAVEFDTHRDAWDPSSRHIGVDVNNIDSRGNFMILPDTSLVDAGVMSSTVSYDSATTRLDVFLSVGGTNYTLGATIDLRNLLPDKVSIGFSAATGAAYGSNHTVLSCSFQSTLPTRNDTAGSIWSTKLSAGVAAAALLVLLLGVAVAVLLRRASRRNRQPDDKDMLAGDMTPDSLDIDDDEFGSSAGPRPIPYANLAAATRNFAEEGKLGQGGSGSVYRGHMKELGGRDVAIKVFSRGASSEGRKEYRSEVTIISRLRHRNLVQLIGWCHCRRRLLLVYELVHNGSLDGYLYGKQEVLTWQVRYQIILGLASAVLYLHQEWDQCVVHGDIKPSNIMLDESFNTKLGDFGLSRLIDHGMSLQTMTGMAGTPGYLDPECVITGKASTESDMYSFGVTLLEIVCGRRPMAPPSAGAKDGQVFRLLEWAWDLYGRGTALDAADERLGSVFDQWEVERVVAVGLWAAHPDPKMRPAIRQAAEALQSRKFRMPVLPPKMPVAVYLQPFAASTMEYSDTTTTVGSSTSRTTATRSSNSSMPAAVSEELV